In Pseudoalteromonas sp. MM1, a single window of DNA contains:
- a CDS encoding TonB-dependent receptor — MSMFKPSILTLALATAGLASFTSVAAQEDTVKNDDVEVIEVKGFRGSVVESINTKRFSTQVVESISAEDIGKLPDSSIAESIARLPGLTAQRLDGRASRVSIRGFGENESGTTFNGREQVSIGDNRGVEFDLYPSEIMSGVTVYKTPNASIEAEGIAGVINMQTVRPLSKGERVFQVNGQYEQTSFDKLNPDGNDDGYRGTISYIDQFADDTIGVAFALNTMSSPNQEKRWNAWGYPEREVGGQTYSILGGAKPFVRSSTLERDSAMLVLEAAPTDKLNMTFDALYVDFTDEKILRGIEIPFAWGQGSIDPASVAVDDASGFITSAVTNGQRVVVRNDYEEREAELTAFGFNTKYDIDDAWSVEFDASYSQVDRKIWSLESYSGTGRGDSRGVADNLGYTFNGGNTGATFTHDLDYSDYSLIQLGGPLSWGSNKALNNKYGLVDADGNDISGYKDQAQDGFINAPTIEDELSTLKLAASKVLENEYFSSIEFGMSYKEREKTKDSQGFYMTLSGFSLDNPGMLAVPEQYRMGSVDLNFIGMGDMIAYNANSLLNDGYYTLVDQRLADTSHLTKSWTVKEEITSAFVQANINAEVSGLALTGNIGVRYVHTDQSSQSNAFNSDDDGNIFVTPTDLRHDYSHVLPSLNLSLAIDEQQTVRFGAAKTISRARLDEMNSSVDASYNTTPDENGNYWSVSGGNPNLEPKEATGYDLTYENYFSDEGYFSAAFFYKDITQWIFDGTYEIDMSGVADPSTGEIPATSEGTGSGKVNGGGGDLYGYELSLALPFKIFHPSLEGFGLIASHTGIESDIEDQNGNEYELPGLSDKIQSLTVYYEMNGIQLRTSMRKRSDFKGDVYGLGFDTQQVDILGETIWDVQAGYDFSEAGIESLEGLSIQFQVQNLTEEPFTSLSGDNALQVRDYQDYGRTYLLGFSYKL; from the coding sequence ATGTCTATGTTCAAACCAAGTATATTAACTTTGGCATTAGCAACTGCAGGTTTAGCAAGCTTTACCTCTGTAGCAGCGCAAGAAGATACAGTTAAAAATGATGACGTTGAGGTTATCGAAGTAAAAGGCTTTCGTGGCAGTGTTGTTGAATCTATCAACACCAAACGCTTTTCTACACAGGTTGTAGAATCTATTTCTGCAGAAGATATAGGTAAACTACCTGACTCATCAATTGCTGAGTCTATTGCACGCTTACCTGGTTTAACAGCGCAGCGCCTAGATGGTCGTGCAAGTAGAGTATCAATTCGTGGTTTTGGTGAAAACGAAAGTGGTACTACGTTTAACGGCCGCGAGCAAGTATCTATTGGCGATAACCGCGGCGTAGAGTTTGACCTGTACCCATCAGAAATCATGAGCGGTGTAACCGTTTATAAAACACCTAACGCAAGTATCGAAGCCGAAGGTATCGCCGGTGTTATTAACATGCAAACCGTGCGTCCTTTAAGTAAAGGCGAGCGTGTATTCCAAGTTAATGGCCAATACGAGCAAACAAGCTTTGATAAACTAAACCCAGACGGTAACGACGATGGTTATCGCGGTACTATTTCATACATTGATCAGTTTGCTGATGACACTATAGGTGTTGCATTTGCACTAAACACCATGAGCTCACCAAACCAAGAAAAACGCTGGAACGCTTGGGGCTACCCCGAAAGAGAAGTAGGTGGCCAAACATATTCAATTTTAGGTGGTGCAAAACCATTTGTGCGTTCATCAACACTTGAGCGTGATTCAGCCATGCTCGTATTAGAAGCGGCTCCAACAGACAAACTAAACATGACGTTTGATGCATTGTATGTTGATTTTACAGATGAAAAAATCTTACGTGGTATCGAAATTCCATTCGCATGGGGCCAAGGCTCAATTGACCCTGCAAGCGTAGCTGTAGATGATGCAAGCGGATTTATTACCAGTGCTGTTACTAATGGCCAGCGTGTAGTTGTTCGTAACGATTATGAAGAGCGTGAAGCAGAGCTAACCGCGTTTGGTTTTAATACTAAATACGATATTGACGATGCTTGGTCAGTTGAGTTTGATGCAAGTTACTCGCAAGTTGATCGTAAAATTTGGAGCCTTGAAAGTTACTCAGGTACAGGGCGTGGTGATTCACGTGGCGTTGCAGATAACTTAGGTTACACATTTAACGGTGGTAATACTGGCGCTACGTTTACTCATGACTTAGATTACAGTGACTATAGTTTGATTCAATTAGGTGGTCCACTTTCTTGGGGGTCAAACAAAGCATTGAATAATAAGTATGGTTTAGTTGATGCTGATGGAAATGATATTTCTGGTTATAAAGATCAGGCACAGGATGGATTCATCAATGCCCCAACCATTGAAGATGAGCTGTCTACGTTAAAGCTAGCGGCTTCTAAAGTATTAGAAAACGAATACTTTAGCTCAATTGAATTTGGCATGTCTTATAAAGAGCGCGAAAAAACCAAAGATTCGCAAGGCTTTTATATGACACTATCGGGTTTTTCACTTGATAATCCTGGCATGCTAGCTGTGCCAGAGCAGTACCGAATGGGCAGTGTCGATTTAAACTTTATTGGCATGGGCGATATGATTGCCTATAACGCTAACAGTTTATTAAACGATGGCTATTATACACTCGTTGACCAAAGATTAGCAGACACAAGTCACTTAACTAAATCGTGGACAGTAAAAGAAGAAATTACTTCGGCGTTTGTACAAGCTAATATTAATGCTGAAGTGAGTGGTTTAGCATTAACAGGTAACATTGGTGTACGTTATGTACATACTGACCAGTCTTCACAAAGTAACGCTTTTAATTCAGACGATGATGGTAATATTTTTGTTACGCCGACAGATCTTAGACACGATTATTCTCACGTATTACCAAGCTTAAACTTATCACTTGCAATTGATGAGCAGCAAACAGTGCGTTTTGGTGCAGCTAAAACAATCTCACGCGCCCGTTTGGATGAAATGAACTCATCTGTTGATGCGTCATACAACACAACACCTGATGAAAATGGTAACTACTGGTCTGTATCGGGTGGTAACCCTAATTTAGAGCCAAAAGAGGCAACGGGTTACGACTTAACATACGAAAACTACTTTAGTGATGAAGGTTACTTCTCTGCTGCGTTTTTCTACAAAGACATAACCCAGTGGATTTTTGACGGCACATACGAAATTGATATGTCGGGCGTTGCTGACCCATCAACAGGTGAAATTCCTGCAACATCTGAGGGGACGGGCAGTGGTAAAGTTAATGGCGGTGGGGGTGACCTATACGGTTACGAGCTATCACTGGCGCTTCCATTTAAAATATTCCACCCGTCACTTGAAGGCTTTGGCTTAATTGCCAGCCATACCGGTATTGAATCTGACATAGAAGATCAAAACGGTAACGAGTACGAGCTACCGGGTCTATCAGATAAAATTCAAAGCTTAACGGTTTACTACGAAATGAATGGTATTCAATTACGTACTAGTATGCGTAAGCGTAGTGACTTCAAAGGTGATGTATATGGGCTAGGTTTTGATACTCAACAAGTTGATATTCTGGGTGAGACTATTTGGGATGTGCAAGCAGGATATGACTTCTCTGAAGCCGGTATTGAAAGCCTCGAAGGTTTATCTATTCAGTTCCAAGTTCAAAACTTAACAGAAGAGCCGTTTACATCGCTTTCTGGCGATAACGCACTACAAGTTCGTGACTACCAAGATTACGGTCGTACTTACTTGTTAGGCTTTAGCTACAAGCTATAA
- a CDS encoding tryptophan halogenase family protein, protein MKPIKHVVIAGGGTAGWITAALLNKVLGKVINITLIESSSIGTIGVGEATIPPIIQLNNALGINEQDFINATNASIKLGIEFENWKTLSHSYMHAFGSFGKDFPFCDFYNFWVKGKITGSEDSLWDFSLNYQAAKQHKFAPLNTIPNTQLPGLSYAYHFDATLYADFLKKIATLRGVEHIDAKIEQVEQCPLSGNIKSLTLDNAQQINGDLFIDATGQRALLIEQTLNTGFVDWSHYLPCDSAVAVQSRGTDSLKPYTRSIAHSAGWQWQIPLQSRIGNGLVYCSRYLSDDAATQLLLNNLPAEPITEPRVIKFKTGRRLKQWHKNVVSVGLASGFLEPLESTSIHLIQSAVTRLIKLFPHNGISDALVAEFNKQSVTEIEHIRDFIILHYKLTEREDSPFWRQCKQMDIPDSLAHKLNLFKHTGKVVRENDELFAEVAWQQVFIGQGLIPNDYNSIVDSLSSEQLNDLFSTLNTLITSTVEQLPPHKEFLAKIKKV, encoded by the coding sequence ATGAAACCAATAAAACACGTCGTAATTGCTGGTGGTGGCACGGCAGGGTGGATAACAGCCGCATTGCTTAATAAAGTGTTAGGTAAAGTAATTAACATAACGCTGATAGAATCAAGCTCAATAGGCACTATAGGTGTTGGTGAAGCAACAATTCCGCCTATTATTCAACTTAATAACGCGCTGGGTATAAACGAGCAAGATTTTATAAACGCCACCAATGCATCTATAAAATTAGGTATTGAGTTCGAAAATTGGAAAACCCTCTCTCATAGCTACATGCATGCTTTTGGCTCATTTGGAAAAGATTTCCCCTTTTGTGATTTTTACAATTTTTGGGTAAAGGGAAAAATTACAGGCTCTGAAGATAGCCTATGGGATTTTTCGTTAAATTACCAAGCGGCAAAACAGCATAAATTTGCTCCCCTAAATACTATACCTAATACGCAACTGCCTGGCTTGAGTTATGCGTATCATTTTGATGCAACTTTATATGCCGATTTTTTAAAAAAGATCGCAACATTACGAGGTGTTGAGCATATTGATGCCAAAATAGAGCAGGTAGAACAATGCCCTCTATCAGGCAATATAAAATCATTAACCCTTGATAATGCACAGCAAATAAATGGCGACCTTTTTATAGACGCTACAGGTCAGCGCGCCTTACTCATAGAGCAAACCCTTAACACAGGTTTTGTAGATTGGTCTCATTATTTACCATGCGATAGCGCCGTTGCTGTGCAATCTCGTGGTACTGATTCGCTAAAACCTTATACGCGTTCAATTGCACACAGCGCAGGCTGGCAGTGGCAAATACCGCTGCAAAGCCGAATAGGTAATGGCTTGGTGTATTGTAGTCGTTACTTATCTGACGATGCGGCAACGCAGTTATTATTAAATAATTTACCCGCTGAGCCCATTACTGAGCCGCGGGTGATTAAATTTAAAACAGGACGGCGGTTAAAACAATGGCATAAAAACGTGGTGTCGGTTGGCCTTGCAAGTGGCTTTTTAGAGCCGTTAGAGTCTACCAGTATTCATTTAATACAAAGTGCCGTAACCCGTTTAATAAAGCTGTTTCCGCATAATGGTATTAGCGATGCGTTAGTTGCAGAGTTTAATAAGCAAAGCGTAACCGAAATAGAGCACATTCGTGATTTTATAATTTTGCATTACAAACTAACAGAGCGAGAAGACTCTCCATTTTGGCGACAATGCAAGCAAATGGATATTCCCGATTCATTAGCCCATAAACTCAATTTATTTAAACACACAGGCAAAGTAGTGCGTGAAAACGATGAACTATTTGCAGAGGTTGCTTGGCAACAGGTTTTTATTGGCCAAGGGCTTATTCCCAATGATTACAACAGTATTGTTGACTCACTCAGTAGTGAACAACTTAACGATTTATTTTCCACATTAAACACGCTTATTACTTCAACGGTAGAGCAGCTACCTCCTCATAAAGAATTTTTAGCAAAAATTAAAAAGGTCTAA
- a CDS encoding glycoside hydrolase family 13 protein, with the protein MMKFLNKLLLVGACTLPTISYALDVEPANWWVGMNKNTITVMVHEQNIANEQIKLAKYNGVKLNKVTRTDNPNYVFLNITVSDAAKAGTLEFNSSKTRNNFEFPLLERDKNSAQRQGFTSADTLYLINPDRFANGDKQNDTVPSMLEAANPSIKGGRHGGDIQGVINALPYLDDLGITQLWLTPVLENNMPDYSYHGYAITDFYNVDPRMGSNQLYKTLSIKAKEHGIGLVMDMVLNHFGSEHTWVKDKPTKDWINFNGEFNKGKNATSHARQTIQDPHASEYDKRQFNDGWFVETMPDLNQREPLLSEYLIQNSIWWIEYADLSGIRVDTYSYSDKAFLSDWTKAIMQEYPDFNIVGEEWTSNPAIASYWQRGKHNQDGYTSSLPSVMDFSLQESVIQALNEDESWNTGWVKVYESLANDFLYPDTNNIMVFADNHDMSRVYTELGQDVAKTKMAMTLFLTTRGIAQMYYGTEVLLDNTPSKDHGDIRIDFPGGFEGQTSNAFTGKGLTAQQKDMHKTISTLLNFRKDSSALDKGKLVHFTPQQGVYSYARISDEQTVLVFMNKNTQALQKNIEYMQEVMPNSTTAFNLFTQNTQKLGKTIELPAMSATVLVINTPQ; encoded by the coding sequence ATGATGAAATTTTTAAATAAACTTTTACTCGTAGGTGCATGTACCTTACCAACCATTAGCTACGCACTTGACGTTGAGCCAGCTAATTGGTGGGTTGGTATGAACAAAAATACCATCACCGTCATGGTGCATGAGCAAAACATTGCAAACGAGCAAATTAAATTAGCTAAATACAACGGCGTTAAGTTAAATAAAGTAACGCGCACAGATAACCCAAATTATGTATTTTTAAATATTACTGTTAGCGATGCTGCTAAAGCCGGAACGCTTGAATTTAATAGCAGCAAAACACGCAATAACTTTGAGTTTCCACTTCTTGAGCGAGATAAAAACAGCGCTCAGCGTCAAGGGTTTACATCAGCTGATACGCTTTATTTAATTAACCCAGATCGCTTTGCTAATGGTGATAAACAAAACGATACGGTTCCAAGCATGTTAGAAGCGGCAAACCCAAGTATAAAGGGCGGGCGCCACGGTGGTGATATTCAAGGTGTTATAAACGCATTACCTTACTTAGATGATTTAGGTATAACACAGCTTTGGCTTACCCCAGTACTTGAAAACAACATGCCAGATTACTCTTATCATGGTTATGCGATTACAGACTTTTATAATGTTGACCCACGTATGGGCTCAAACCAGTTATACAAAACGTTATCAATAAAGGCAAAAGAACATGGTATAGGGCTGGTAATGGATATGGTACTAAACCATTTTGGCTCTGAGCATACATGGGTTAAGGATAAACCCACTAAAGATTGGATTAACTTTAATGGCGAGTTTAATAAAGGCAAAAATGCTACTAGCCATGCGCGACAAACCATACAAGACCCACACGCCAGTGAATACGACAAGCGCCAGTTTAACGATGGCTGGTTTGTAGAAACCATGCCTGATTTAAATCAGCGCGAACCACTGTTAAGCGAATATTTAATTCAAAATTCGATATGGTGGATTGAATACGCGGATTTAAGCGGTATTCGCGTTGATACCTACTCATACTCAGATAAAGCATTTTTGAGTGATTGGACAAAAGCCATTATGCAAGAGTACCCAGACTTTAATATTGTTGGCGAAGAGTGGACGTCTAACCCAGCTATTGCCTCTTACTGGCAACGTGGCAAGCATAACCAAGATGGCTATACATCAAGCTTACCAAGCGTGATGGACTTTTCTTTACAGGAGTCTGTAATTCAAGCACTAAATGAAGATGAAAGTTGGAATACCGGTTGGGTTAAAGTATATGAATCGCTAGCTAATGACTTTTTATACCCTGATACCAATAACATTATGGTATTTGCCGATAACCACGATATGAGCCGTGTTTATACCGAACTTGGCCAAGATGTTGCTAAAACAAAAATGGCGATGACGTTATTTTTAACCACACGTGGTATAGCGCAAATGTATTACGGCACCGAAGTACTGTTAGATAACACCCCAAGTAAAGATCATGGCGATATTAGAATCGATTTCCCAGGTGGATTTGAAGGCCAAACGAGTAATGCCTTTACAGGTAAAGGGCTCACAGCGCAGCAAAAAGACATGCACAAAACAATTAGCACCTTGCTTAACTTTAGAAAAGATAGCTCTGCGCTAGATAAAGGCAAACTAGTGCACTTTACGCCTCAACAAGGGGTGTATAGTTATGCCCGCATTAGCGACGAGCAAACGGTGTTGGTATTTATGAATAAAAATACTCAAGCGCTACAAAAAAACATTGAGTATATGCAAGAGGTGATGCCTAACAGCACAACAGCATTTAATTTATTTACTCAAAACACACAAAAGCTTGGTAAAACCATTGAATTACCAGCCATGAGCGCAACGGTACTCGTTATAAATACGCCACAATAG
- a CDS encoding alpha-amylase family glycosyl hydrolase translates to MKKSVYVPAVLCSALIATGCSENNKPEQQQPPAHTQNELTKPVVYQVFTRLFGNTQTANVPWGTKEQNGVGKFADFNDAALKGIKELGTTHIWYTGVLHHALVGDYTDYGISQDDPDVVKGRAGSPYAIKDYYDVNPDLAVNVTNRMGEFSQLIERTHSHGMKVIIDIVPNHVARNYQSLGKPKGVEDFGAQDNTSKTYDKNNNFYYVPGQSFQVPTSTTYTVLGGKAHPLADGFFDETPAKWTGNGARAPKPDINDWYETVKVNYGVKPDGSYDFAQLPNDYKDKDYRAHYAFWQDKELPNSWYKFRDIALFWLDKGVDGFRYDMAEMVPVEFWSFLNSSIKMHKSDAFLLAEVYNPLMYRAYIQQGKMDYLYDKVGFYDTLKAIMQLKQPATSIFDAHQSVLDIEQHMLHFLENHDEQRIASPDFAGNAQWGKPALVVSNLISRAPTLLYFAQDVGEDGSENAGFGTATRTSIFDYIGVPAHQAWMNNGKFDGANLTAEQVALRDYYKAVMSLNSLPAVLGGEMSALNLEGSERVVGFTRTLGQQSVYVLSNFSEQSQTVTVNLSKAQLGAMSENTLLNDLLENHTPQLKAHPQGATFNLTLDAFSSAVLTNKASNE, encoded by the coding sequence ATGAAAAAATCAGTTTATGTACCCGCAGTACTGTGTAGTGCACTTATTGCTACAGGGTGTTCAGAAAATAACAAACCTGAACAACAGCAACCACCTGCACACACACAAAATGAACTTACAAAGCCGGTTGTATATCAAGTATTTACCCGTTTGTTTGGTAATACCCAAACAGCCAATGTGCCATGGGGCACTAAAGAGCAAAACGGCGTAGGTAAATTTGCCGACTTTAACGATGCAGCCCTCAAAGGCATTAAAGAGCTAGGTACCACGCACATTTGGTATACCGGTGTATTACACCATGCGTTAGTGGGCGATTATACCGACTACGGCATTTCACAAGATGACCCCGACGTAGTAAAAGGGCGTGCAGGTTCACCGTACGCAATTAAAGATTACTACGATGTTAACCCTGATTTAGCTGTTAATGTGACAAACCGCATGGGGGAGTTTAGCCAGCTTATAGAGCGTACACATAGCCACGGTATGAAAGTCATTATTGATATAGTGCCTAACCATGTAGCACGAAATTACCAATCACTTGGAAAGCCAAAAGGCGTAGAGGATTTCGGCGCACAAGACAACACCAGTAAAACGTACGATAAAAATAACAACTTTTATTATGTCCCTGGGCAGTCATTTCAAGTGCCTACTTCTACAACCTATACCGTATTAGGTGGAAAGGCTCACCCGCTTGCAGATGGCTTTTTTGATGAAACACCCGCTAAATGGACAGGTAACGGTGCCCGTGCACCAAAACCCGATATTAACGATTGGTACGAAACAGTAAAAGTAAATTATGGCGTAAAGCCAGATGGTAGCTACGATTTTGCTCAATTACCAAATGATTACAAGGACAAGGATTACCGTGCTCATTATGCGTTTTGGCAAGACAAAGAGCTACCGAATAGCTGGTACAAATTTAGAGACATTGCGCTTTTTTGGCTAGACAAAGGCGTTGATGGCTTTAGATATGACATGGCCGAAATGGTACCTGTAGAGTTTTGGAGCTTTTTAAATTCATCAATAAAAATGCACAAAAGCGATGCCTTTTTATTGGCCGAAGTATATAACCCGTTAATGTACCGTGCCTATATTCAGCAAGGTAAAATGGATTACCTTTACGATAAAGTCGGTTTTTACGATACCTTAAAAGCGATAATGCAACTTAAACAACCTGCCACTAGTATTTTTGATGCGCATCAAAGTGTGCTCGATATAGAGCAGCACATGCTGCACTTTTTAGAAAATCACGATGAGCAACGCATCGCAAGTCCAGACTTTGCAGGTAATGCCCAGTGGGGTAAACCTGCTTTAGTAGTTTCTAATTTAATTAGCCGCGCGCCAACGCTTTTATATTTTGCTCAAGATGTGGGAGAAGATGGCTCTGAAAACGCAGGATTTGGCACAGCCACACGTACCAGTATTTTTGATTACATTGGCGTGCCAGCGCACCAAGCATGGATGAATAACGGCAAGTTTGACGGCGCTAACTTAACCGCAGAGCAAGTAGCACTGCGTGACTACTACAAAGCAGTTATGTCACTTAATAGTTTACCTGCTGTATTAGGCGGGGAAATGTCGGCACTTAACCTTGAAGGAAGTGAACGTGTTGTTGGTTTTACCCGCACTTTAGGCCAGCAAAGTGTGTATGTGTTAAGTAACTTTAGCGAACAATCTCAAACAGTTACGGTTAATTTATCAAAGGCACAATTAGGTGCAATGAGTGAAAATACACTATTAAATGATTTACTTGAAAATCACACCCCCCAGCTTAAAGCTCACCCGCAAGGCGCTACATTTAACCTAACACTTGATGCATTTAGCAGCGCAGTATTAACTAATAAGGCTAGCAATGAATAA
- a CDS encoding MFS transporter: MNNQNNNTDKPNLSFWQIWNMCFGFLGIQFGFALQNGNVSRIFQTLGAQVDDIPILWVAAPLTGLIVQPIIGYWSDKTWGRFGRRRPFFFIGAVLTTLSLFIMPHSPTLWIAAGMLWIMDASINVTMEPFRALVGDNLPEKQRATGYGLQSFFIGIGAVLASALPWMMTNWFDVSNTAAPGQIPESVKYSFYWGGVVLLVAVLWTVARTKEYSPEQLAAFEKQSAQPTSSKVVDINFNKGAIIFVVLGLATLALVIGLSLEKELYLLAGGLLAFGIVQWIAAALKSANKTQGGFYQVVQDVFTMPEAMKQLAWVQFFSWFTLFAMWIYTTAAVTSFHYGSSDATSKAFNDGADWVGILFAAYNGFAAIAAMCIPFLVKKMGLKGAHCFNLLLGALGLASFMFIQDPKMLLIPMIGVGFAWASILSLPYAMLSNALPSNKMGVYMGIFNFFIVIPQLLAASILGLILRHAFSNQPIYALLIGAASFVVAGIAVMRVKNSN; this comes from the coding sequence ATGAATAATCAAAATAATAATACCGATAAGCCAAATTTAAGTTTTTGGCAAATATGGAACATGTGCTTTGGCTTTTTAGGCATACAATTTGGTTTTGCTTTGCAAAACGGCAATGTGAGCCGAATATTTCAAACATTAGGCGCACAAGTTGATGATATACCCATTTTATGGGTTGCAGCCCCACTTACAGGCTTAATTGTGCAGCCTATTATTGGTTACTGGAGCGACAAAACGTGGGGCCGTTTTGGCCGCCGCCGTCCGTTCTTTTTTATAGGTGCGGTGTTAACAACGCTTTCATTATTTATTATGCCGCATTCGCCTACGCTTTGGATTGCCGCCGGAATGTTATGGATTATGGATGCGTCAATCAACGTAACCATGGAACCGTTTAGAGCACTTGTAGGCGATAACTTGCCAGAAAAACAACGCGCTACCGGTTATGGTTTACAAAGTTTTTTTATTGGTATTGGTGCAGTGTTAGCCTCGGCGCTACCTTGGATGATGACCAATTGGTTTGACGTAAGCAATACCGCAGCGCCAGGGCAAATTCCTGAGTCTGTTAAATACTCATTTTATTGGGGCGGGGTGGTGTTACTTGTTGCTGTGCTTTGGACCGTGGCGCGAACTAAAGAATACAGCCCAGAACAATTAGCAGCTTTTGAAAAGCAAAGCGCTCAACCTACATCTAGCAAAGTGGTTGATATTAACTTTAATAAAGGCGCTATTATTTTTGTGGTACTGGGTTTAGCAACTCTTGCATTAGTAATTGGGTTATCGCTTGAAAAGGAGCTTTACCTACTTGCTGGTGGTTTATTAGCGTTTGGGATTGTGCAGTGGATTGCAGCAGCGCTTAAAAGTGCTAATAAAACCCAAGGGGGTTTTTACCAAGTAGTACAAGATGTATTTACTATGCCAGAAGCTATGAAGCAGCTTGCATGGGTGCAGTTTTTTAGCTGGTTTACGTTATTTGCCATGTGGATTTACACCACCGCAGCAGTAACAAGCTTTCACTATGGGAGTAGCGATGCAACCTCTAAAGCCTTTAACGATGGTGCAGATTGGGTGGGTATTTTATTTGCCGCTTACAATGGTTTTGCCGCTATTGCCGCTATGTGTATTCCGTTTTTAGTTAAAAAAATGGGATTAAAAGGCGCGCATTGCTTTAATTTATTACTGGGTGCGTTAGGTCTTGCAAGCTTTATGTTTATTCAAGACCCTAAGATGTTACTTATTCCTATGATTGGGGTGGGTTTTGCGTGGGCATCTATATTATCGCTACCTTACGCCATGTTAAGTAACGCACTACCTAGTAACAAAATGGGCGTTTACATGGGTATTTTCAACTTCTTTATTGTTATACCGCAGTTACTTGCCGCCAGTATTTTAGGGCTTATTTTACGTCACGCATTTTCAAATCAGCCTATTTACGCATTATTAATTGGCGCAGCGTCGTTTGTTGTTGCCGGCATTGCGGTAATGCGCGTTAAAAATTCTAATTAA